The region GAACTTCAGCGATTCCGTCTATGCGTTTATTGATACGGATTTCATCTAATTTACGGACCAGTACAGCCTTGTTGACATCATAAGGAATTTCATTGATCACGATTTGTTGTTTCCCGCCTCTTAAGTCTTCGATTCTAGTCTTAGAACGAACAATTACTTTTCCTCTTCCAGTCTCATAAGCTTTTCTTATCCCGTTTACGCCTTGTAAAATTCCGCCTGTTGGAAAGTCGGGTCCTTTCAAATGAGTCATCAATTCCGGCACGGTTGCCTGAGGATGATCAATCAAATGGATCGTTGCATCAATTACTTCAGTTAAGTTATGTGCTGGAATATCCGTTGCATAACCGGCAGAAATACCTGTTGCGCCATTAACCAGTAAGTTAGGGTAGCGTACAGGTAAAACAGTAGGTTCTTCATCCGTATCATCAAAGTTTAATACAAAATCGACGGTTTCTTTATCAATATCCTGTAGTAATTCTGAGGCTATTTTAGCTAGACGTGCTTCTGTATACCGCATAGCAGCCGGAGGATCTCCATCCATACTACCGTTATTCCCATGCATTTCAATCAATTCTTCACGTTGCTTCCAATCCTGGCTCAATCGTACCATGGCTTCATAAACACTGCTATCGCCATGCGGATGGTAGTTACCAATCACATTCCCAACCGTTTTAGCCGATTTGCGGAACCCTTTTTCATAGGTATTTCCTTCTACATTCATTGCATATAAGATCCGGCGTTGCACTGGTTTTAAGCCGTCACGAATATCTGGAAGCGCACGTTCCTGGATAATGTATTTGGAGTACCGGCCAAAACGGTCTCCCATTACTTCTTCAAGCGTTAATTCTTGAATATCCGCTCTATTCTCCATCTACAGCACTTCCTTTATGTTCTAATTCTGATGTTTCCATTAGCTGTTCGTTTTCCAATATACTGTTGCTTTCTTCAAGCGAAAACTCCACATGAGATTCGATCCACTTACGACGCGGTTCAACTTTATCTCCCATTAAAACAGCTACACGGCGTTCAGCTTGAGCAGCATCATCGATTCTGACACGGATAAGCGTTCTAGTGTCTGGGTCCATGGTCGTTTCCCACAGTTGCCCAGCATTCATTTCTCCTAATCCTTTATACCGCTGCAAAATATAATTCTTGCCAAAAGCTTTCGTCACATCGACCAATTCGTCATCAGTCCAAGCATAAGCAATTTTTTCTTTTTTCCCAGTTCCCTTTGATAATTTATATAAGGGCGGCATCGCTAAATAAATTTTTCCGGCTTCAAATAAAGGTTTCATATATCGGTAGAAAAACGTCAATAATAACACTTGAATATGAGCCCCATCCGTATCGGCATCTGTCATGATAATAATTTTATCGTAATTACAAGCTGCTAAATCAAACTCTGGCCCTACTCCGGCACCAATCGTATAAATCATAGTATTGATTTCTTCATTTTTCATAATGTCTTGTAATTTCGCTTTTTCAGTATTGATGACTTTTCCGCGTAAGGGTAAAATCGCTTGGAATTTACGGTCCCGTCCTTGTTTTGCAGAACCTCCAGCTGAATCTCCTTCGACTAAATACAATTCATTTCGCTTCGCATTTTTGCTTTGCGCTGGTGTGAGTTTTCCTGATAACAGCGAATCATTCTTTTTCCGTTTTTTCCCATTTCGGCTTTCTTCCCGTGCTTTTCTAGCCGCGTTTCGTGCTTCTCTTGCTGAAAGAGCTTTGCGAATCAATTGTTGGCTTGTTTCTCCATTCTCTACTAAGTAAAAACCTAATTGTTCGCCGATTACTGCTTCAACTGCTCCACGGGCCTGTCCTGTACCTAGCTTGCTCTTCGTTTGCCCTTCAAACTGAAGCAAGTCTTCAGGAATACGTACAGAGATGATTGCCGCCAATCCTTCTCTAAAATCGCTGCCTTCCAGATTTTTGTCTTTTTCTTTTAACAAATTGACCTTACGAGCATAGTCATTAAAGCTCTTTGTTAAAGCTGTTTTCATACTAGATTCATGAGTTCCGCCGTCTTTTGTTCTGACATTATTAACAAAAGACAAAATATTTTCGGAATAGCCATCATTGTATTGGAAAGAAAATTCTACTTCAATCTCATTATTCTCTCCTGAAAAATAAGCTACAGGGGTAAGGGTATCTTTATCCTCATTTAAATAAGCTACAAATTCTTTTATTCCTTCTTCATAATGAAAAACATCTGATTGGTCATTTCGTTCATCAATCAATTCAATTCGAAGGTTTTTTAATAGAAAAGCTGATTCTCTTAAGCGTTCAGAAAGAACATCATAGGAATATTTTATTGTAGAAAAAATTGTCGCATCTGGTTTAAAATGGACAGTTGTTCCATTTTTTTTCTGACTATTTTTTTTCTTCGTTAACGTTCCTTTAGGTTTTCCACCATTAACAAACTCTTGCTTGTACTCAATACCATCTCTAACAATCGTAACCGTAAGCCATTCTGAAAGTGCATTAACAACACTGGCTCCAACGCCGTGTAACCCGCCAGAAGTCTTATAGCCGCCTTCTTGTCCGAATTTACCACCAGCATGCAATACCGTGAAGATAACTTGAACTGTTGGAATGCCGGAAGCGTGCATCCCTATCGGCATCCCGCGTCCGTTATCTTTTACACTGACACTATCGTCTTTATGCAACGTCACTACGATTTCATTTCCATAGCCAGATAAAGCTTCATCTACTGAATTATCTACGATTTCATAAACCAAATGATGCAATCCTCTTGTATCTGTAGAACCAATATACATTCCTGGTCGTTTACGTACAGCCTCTAGCCCTTCTAGGACTTGAATAGAAGCATCGTTGTATTCTGTTTTTCTTTGCATGTATAAAAACTCCTTAAATCCTTATTACGTCATACGTAGCGGCAAAAATTAACATGCGTTCAAAAGAAATTTCTTCTCTTTCAACGTCTTTCATTAACATTTTCACTTTGTAGTCATCCGTTTATTTCGTTAAGCATCTATTCAATAATACTCTAACTATAAGGGATTGAAAAGAAAAAATCACCCTTTTTATTTAAAAACCGAAAGTATGTTCGTATACAAAAAGTATACGCCATGCTTTCTTATTAAACAAGTTTCATTATAAAAAAGCAAGTTAAACTCTATAAAGAATTTTTATGGTCATTTTTTTCTTTAAGTTTAGCTCTATTCTGCTTTCAGCTCATTCGCATTACTCGATTTTTACTAGCCTTAAAATAAAATAAATGGTAAAATATGGCGTATCGGCAATTAAATTGCTGAGTTAGGAGTGAATAAAGTGCTTAAAATAATCCTTATGTTCATTACAGCCTATTTACTCGGTTCCATTCCATCTGGAGTATGGATAGGCAAAAAAATCTACGGAAAAGACATCCGGAATTATGGCAGTGGAAACTCTGGAACGACGAATACTTTTCGGGTTTTAGGAATAAAAGCTGGAATTCTTGTTTTGTTTGCTGATGTTTTAAAAGGAACTCTTGCAGCTAGTCTGCCTTACTTGCTCCATTCTGATCTTAATCCAATGGTGGTAGGACTCGGAGCAATCATAGGACACACCTTCCCTGTTTTTGCGCAATTTAAAGGTGGCAAAGCCGTAGCAACGAGTGCCGGTGTACTATTAGCCTATAACCCGTCATTTTTTATTTATTGTGTGTTGTTGTTTTTGGTTATTTTATTTTTTTCACGTATGGTCAGTTTTTCCAGCATGCTTTCCTTGCTGATTATAACACCCTCTACTCTTTTAACAAATGACTGGATTTTAACAACTATTGCTGCACTCTTAACTATTTTTATTATTTACCGACATAAAGACAATATAAAAAGAATACGCACGGGTACAGAAAGTAAGGTTCCATTCGGTTTCGGTTATAAAAAAGATTCCAAGTAATGAATTTAACCTTGCCAAACCAAACGCCTGACAGAATTAAACTGTCAGGCGTTTTTTTGATGGTTTACTCGATTGTGATGTCGTAGTGACAATTAAATTGTCCATTCGGTTCCAATAGCTGTATTCCCATTTTTTCTTCTAATTTCCCGCTTGCATCAGTTGCATCAGCAATTCCAAACCAGGGTTCAATACAAACTAACGGAGCATCCTGTTTAGCAGGAGACCAAATCCCTACATAAGGGAAATTCTCAAAAGAAACAGCAATTCCATGCGGTGTTTTATCAGAGCGAATAGAAAAAGTATTTTTATTCTTTGTCTCATAAATTAAAGCATCTTGATCAAATAAAGCTCTTCTCAAAGCAATGTCTGTATTTGTCTGCCCCAATGTCCGGTTTTCGAGATCCAAATAGGAACCTTTCAATGGGATAAGTGTTCTTGAGCGTTTAGGAAGAAAACTCAAGTAATAGTCTTCAAAAGAAGTCTCATTCGTTAAAGGAATATTAAATCCCGGATGTCCTCCGATTGAAAAATACATCTTTTCTTGATGGTTTAAATTTTCTACTCGATAAGCTACTCTAATCGTCTGCTTTTCTAACGAGTAGGTCAGCGTCAAACGGAAATCAAATGGGTAATGTTCTTTAGTAGCTTCACTTGCTGTTAATTCTAAAGCTACTTCAGATTCACTTTGATGGGTCACATTAAAAATATAATCTCTGGCAAAGCCATGTTGTGACATATGATAAGTCTTATTATTGTATTCATATTGGTCATTTTTTAACCGGCCGACAAAAGGAAATAAAACCGGAGCTTGCCTTTTCCAGAAAGAAGGATCTCCTTGCCATAAATATTCAATCTGGTTTTCTTTGTTTTTGACACTAGTTAATTCTGCCCCTTTTTCAGAAACAGTAACGACTAGATATTGATTTTCTAATGTGATCACTTTTATTCCCCCAGTAACCTTTTATTTATTAAACAAACCTATTATTTAATAAATTCGCTCTTTGTTTAATGCATCGATGAATTTTGTATTGTGAACTCGGATATAGGTTCCTTTCATTCCCAATGACTTAGATTCAATAATACCACCAGACTCTAACTTTCTCAACGCATTCACAATAACGGAACGTGTTATCCCGATTTTAGCTGCTACGTTTGAAGCAGTCAAACGACCTTCCAGTCCATTCAATTCTTCAAAAATAGCTTGGACTGCTTTCAGCTCACTATAAGATAATGTCTTCATAGCGATTTGAACATTTGCAATGTCTCTAGCTTCTTCTTCGATTTGGGTTGATTTTTTATATAAAATCTCAATCCCTACAACTGTAGCAGCATGTTCCCCTAATATCAAATCGTCATCGTTAAACTCCGGTGATAAACGAGCTAGCAGCAAAGTGCCTAACCGTTCTCCAGCTGCGTAAATAGGAATAATGGTCGTCAGTCCATTTTTGAATAAATCTCGTGTTTCAACTGGAAAAACGGTATAGTCGCTCTCAATTCCAATGTTTGAACGTGTTTCGCTGATTTCAAGCATGCTGGCAGCATACTCGCAAGGAAATTCCTTTGCCGTTAACATCTCTTTTACACGTTCATTGTTGATTTCGTGTTTTTCATTGTATCCTAACAGGGTTCCTGCTTCATCGATGAGATAAGCATTCACATTCAATATATCTGCAAGTATACCAGCCATATCAGTAAAAGGCAGCTTGCCTTCTTCAGTCGGATCGTTATTCACTACCCCGCCTTTTTTTGTAGCATATTATTTATTTTACGCATTTTTTGAAGCAAACCACTCATAGGCTAATCCTCCAAGCATATATTATAAAATGTATCGGCTTAAATCTTTATCTTCAACGATATGGGCAATTTTTTCATTGACATAATTTTGCGTGATCGTGATTTCTCCCATTTGCATATCTGGTGCTTCAAATAACAGATCTTCCAATAGTCTTTCTAAAATCGTGTGTAAACGACGAGCTCCGATGTTATCCGTTTCTTGGTTTACCCGATAAGCAATATCTGCTAGCTGCTCAATGGCTTCAAAAGTAAAGGTTACTTCAATATTGTCTGTCTCTAATAAAGCAACATATTGTTTAACCAACGCGTTATTCGGTTCTGTTAAAATTTTAACAAAGTCTTCTTTTGACAGATCATCTAGTTCTACACGAATTGGAAAACGTCCTTGTAATTCCGGAATTAAATCACTCGGTTTAGATACGTGGAAAGCACCTGAAGCAATAAACAGGATATGATCTGTTTGGATCGTTCCATATTTTGTAGTCACTTGTGAGCCTTCAACAATCGGCAATATGTCACGTTGAACACCTTCACGAGATACTTCCCCTGAGTTGCTGCTTCTAGATGTGATCTTGTCAAATTCATCGATGAAGATAATTCCAGAATTTTGAGCTAATGTGATAGCTTCAGCATGGATATCTTCTCGGTTAACTAATTTTTCTGATTCTTCTTGAATTAAAATATCAAGAGCTTCTCTAACTGTTACGGAGCGCTTTACTTTATTTTTTGGACGTAAAGCTCCTAATGTATCATTCAAATCAATACCCATTTGTTCTAAACTGGCATTCATAGGAGAGTTCATTGTTTTTTTGCTTTCTTCAACAGCAATCGTCACTTCTCTGTTATCTAATAAACCATCACGAATTTGTTGTTTAATGGTTTCCCGGTTTATCGAAATAGATTCTGGAACTTCTGTTTCAGTTTCATCATCTTCTTCGCTATCTGCACTTGGATTCAATCCCATACCTTTCAGCATAGCTTCAAATGGATTAGGCGCAGCTGTTTCTTTTTTCTCTTTTTTAATACCTGGCACTAAGATTTTAGCTAAGCGATCAATGGCTATTTTTTCAGCTTTTATATACACACTTGAATATTGACGCTTTTCAACCAGCAAAATCGCTGCTTCAACTAAATCGCGTACCATCGATTCTACATCACGACCAATATACCCTACTTCAGTAAATTTAGTAGCTTCTACTTTAATAAAAGGTGCTTTAACAATCGTAGCTAAACGGCGCGCAATTTCTGTTTTCCCTACCCCTGTTGGCCCAATCATCAATATATTTTTAGGTGTAATATCTTTTTGGAAATCTTCATCTAGTTGCAAACGACGGTACCGATTGCGTAAAGCTACAGCAACTGATTTTTTTGCGTTGGTTTGTCCAATAATATAATTGTCTAATTCTGCAACAATTTCTCTGGGTGTCATATTTTCTAAAGTATTCATTCTTTTCTCACGTCCTTATAATTCTTCAACAACGATGTTGTGGTTAGTATAAACACAAATATCTGCAGCTACATTTAAACTTTCTTCTGCAATTTCTGCTGCAGTTAGGTCCTTGCCATATTTTTTTAATGCTCGTCCTGCAGAAAGAGCAAAATTCCCACCGGAGCCAATCGCTAAGATACCATCATCTGGTTGGATAACTTCGCCTGAACCTGAAACGAGCAACATCTCATCTTTATTCATCACAATCAGCAAAGCTTCTAATTTTTGAAGCGCTCGGTCTGTCCGCCATTCTTGTGCTAATTCAACTGCAGCACGCGTTAAATTACCTTTGTATTCATTTAATTTTGCTTCAAATTTTTCTTCTAAAGTAAATGCATCGGCTACGCTTCCAGCAAAACCAACTAGTACTTTATCATTGTAGATTCGGCGCACTTTACGAGCTGTGCCTTTCATAATGACACTTTCACCCATCGTGACTTGTCCGTCTCCTGACATGGCACAAGCCCCGTTGTGTTGGATTGCAAAAATCGTTGTAGCATGAAATGTTGTCATTCTTTTTTCCTCCATCATCATCTCGTCAGCTAACTTAACGTATTAAGCACGTGGATGAAACTGACGATAATTTTTTTGTAAATGTTCTTTTGTCACGTGTGCATAGATTTGCGTGGAAGACAAACTGGCATGACCCAACAATTCTTGAACGGTCCGCAGATCTGCTCCATTATTTAATAGATGAGTAGCAAAAGTATGCCTTAACATATGAGGGTGAATATCCGCAGTTAAACTGCTCTTTTTTATAATCTGATTCAAAATATATTCAATTCCTGAAGCCGATAGTTGATCGCCATATTGGTTCACAAATAGATAGTCATGTTCTTTATGGTATTTTGTCATTAACAGAGAACGCCCTTTTCTAAGGTACTCTTGTAAAGCGACAGCTGCATAATGACCAAACGGAACGTAACGTTCTTTGTTGCCTTTCCCATGGATCAAAACGACACTTAAATCAAAATCGATATCTTTTAATTGAATGTTTTTACATTCACTGAGCCTTATTCCTGTTCCATAAAGAACCTCTAAAAGAGCTTCATTCCGAAAATCAAGCGGCTTTTCTCCTTTAACAGCTTGAAATAAAGCATCCATCTCTTTTTCATAAAAAAATCGAGGCAAACGAAGCGTTTTCTTTTTTAAATGGATATAAGAAAACGGATTTTCCGTTACAGCTTGATTTTTTAAAAGAAATTGATAGAATGCTCTCAGGCTTGATATTTTTCTTGAAATGGTATTACGGCTTAATTCTCGTTGGCTCAATTCTCCCAAAAAAATGCGAACATCTTGTAAAGTGACCTTTTCGTATTGAGTGTCACCAGTTGCCGCTAAGAAATCTGAAAATTCAGTAATATCTTCTTCATATGCTTTTTTAGTGAGCTCAGAATAATGACGTTCAGTAATCAAATACCGCAAAAAAACTTCTTTCATTTCCAAATTATCCAAAAAAACCCTCCACTCATATGACAAAATTACTTTATCATAGAAATAAAGGGAATACAATTGAATATGCTGAATGCTTTTTAAACTTATTGATTTTTTAATCTATTTCATTAAGAGAGCTAAAAAAGAACATCTAAACTCATTAACTTTGAACTTCCTCTTTATAATCACAATTGCTGCAGATAACTTGTTTTTTCCCTTTAGTTTTCTTTTCAACTAAATAATGATCACATTTTGGACAGTTTCTGCCAATCGGTTTATCCCATGACACGAATTCACAAGCTGGGTACCGATCACACCCATAAAACAAACGATTTTTCTTAGATTTTCGTTCAATGACCTGACCTTCTTTACATAACGGACAAGTGACACCAATTTCTTTGACAATCGCTTTCGTATTGTGACATTCTGGAAAATTACTGCAAGCATAAAACTTTCCATATCGCCCAAGCTTAATGACCATTGGATGGCCGCATAGATCACAATCGAATCCAGCAGGTTCATCTTTGATTTGAATTTTTTCAATCGTTTCTTCAGCATTTTTTACTTCTTTAATAAAAGGGTGATAGAACCGATCAATTACATTGACCCATTCTTCTTTTCCTTCTTCAACAGCATCCAAGTCTTTTTCCATTTCTGCTGTAAAATGAATATCTACGATTTGCGGAAAGAATTCTACAACTAAGTTATTTACAATAACACCTAATTCAGTTGGTTCAAAACGTTTAC is a window of Carnobacterium mobile DSM 4848 DNA encoding:
- the parE gene encoding DNA topoisomerase IV subunit B, which translates into the protein MQRKTEYNDASIQVLEGLEAVRKRPGMYIGSTDTRGLHHLVYEIVDNSVDEALSGYGNEIVVTLHKDDSVSVKDNGRGMPIGMHASGIPTVQVIFTVLHAGGKFGQEGGYKTSGGLHGVGASVVNALSEWLTVTIVRDGIEYKQEFVNGGKPKGTLTKKKNSQKKNGTTVHFKPDATIFSTIKYSYDVLSERLRESAFLLKNLRIELIDERNDQSDVFHYEEGIKEFVAYLNEDKDTLTPVAYFSGENNEIEVEFSFQYNDGYSENILSFVNNVRTKDGGTHESSMKTALTKSFNDYARKVNLLKEKDKNLEGSDFREGLAAIISVRIPEDLLQFEGQTKSKLGTGQARGAVEAVIGEQLGFYLVENGETSQQLIRKALSAREARNAARKAREESRNGKKRKKNDSLLSGKLTPAQSKNAKRNELYLVEGDSAGGSAKQGRDRKFQAILPLRGKVINTEKAKLQDIMKNEEINTMIYTIGAGVGPEFDLAACNYDKIIIMTDADTDGAHIQVLLLTFFYRYMKPLFEAGKIYLAMPPLYKLSKGTGKKEKIAYAWTDDELVDVTKAFGKNYILQRYKGLGEMNAGQLWETTMDPDTRTLIRVRIDDAAQAERRVAVLMGDKVEPRRKWIESHVEFSLEESNSILENEQLMETSELEHKGSAVDGE
- the plsY gene encoding glycerol-3-phosphate 1-O-acyltransferase PlsY translates to MFITAYLLGSIPSGVWIGKKIYGKDIRNYGSGNSGTTNTFRVLGIKAGILVLFADVLKGTLAASLPYLLHSDLNPMVVGLGAIIGHTFPVFAQFKGGKAVATSAGVLLAYNPSFFIYCVLLFLVILFFSRMVSFSSMLSLLIITPSTLLTNDWILTTIAALLTIFIIYRHKDNIKRIRTGTESKVPFGFGYKKDSK
- a CDS encoding aldose 1-epimerase family protein, coding for MITLENQYLVVTVSEKGAELTSVKNKENQIEYLWQGDPSFWKRQAPVLFPFVGRLKNDQYEYNNKTYHMSQHGFARDYIFNVTHQSESEVALELTASEATKEHYPFDFRLTLTYSLEKQTIRVAYRVENLNHQEKMYFSIGGHPGFNIPLTNETSFEDYYLSFLPKRSRTLIPLKGSYLDLENRTLGQTNTDIALRRALFDQDALIYETKNKNTFSIRSDKTPHGIAVSFENFPYVGIWSPAKQDAPLVCIEPWFGIADATDASGKLEEKMGIQLLEPNGQFNCHYDITIE
- the hslU gene encoding ATP-dependent protease ATPase subunit HslU; translation: MNTLENMTPREIVAELDNYIIGQTNAKKSVAVALRNRYRRLQLDEDFQKDITPKNILMIGPTGVGKTEIARRLATIVKAPFIKVEATKFTEVGYIGRDVESMVRDLVEAAILLVEKRQYSSVYIKAEKIAIDRLAKILVPGIKKEKKETAAPNPFEAMLKGMGLNPSADSEEDDETETEVPESISINRETIKQQIRDGLLDNREVTIAVEESKKTMNSPMNASLEQMGIDLNDTLGALRPKNKVKRSVTVREALDILIQEESEKLVNREDIHAEAITLAQNSGIIFIDEFDKITSRSSNSGEVSREGVQRDILPIVEGSQVTTKYGTIQTDHILFIASGAFHVSKPSDLIPELQGRFPIRVELDDLSKEDFVKILTEPNNALVKQYVALLETDNIEVTFTFEAIEQLADIAYRVNQETDNIGARRLHTILERLLEDLLFEAPDMQMGEITITQNYVNEKIAHIVEDKDLSRYIL
- the hslV gene encoding ATP-dependent protease subunit HslV — translated: MTTFHATTIFAIQHNGACAMSGDGQVTMGESVIMKGTARKVRRIYNDKVLVGFAGSVADAFTLEEKFEAKLNEYKGNLTRAAVELAQEWRTDRALQKLEALLIVMNKDEMLLVSGSGEVIQPDDGILAIGSGGNFALSAGRALKKYGKDLTAAEIAEESLNVAADICVYTNHNIVVEEL
- the xerC gene encoding tyrosine recombinase XerC, which codes for MDNLEMKEVFLRYLITERHYSELTKKAYEEDITEFSDFLAATGDTQYEKVTLQDVRIFLGELSQRELSRNTISRKISSLRAFYQFLLKNQAVTENPFSYIHLKKKTLRLPRFFYEKEMDALFQAVKGEKPLDFRNEALLEVLYGTGIRLSECKNIQLKDIDFDLSVVLIHGKGNKERYVPFGHYAAVALQEYLRKGRSLLMTKYHKEHDYLFVNQYGDQLSASGIEYILNQIIKKSSLTADIHPHMLRHTFATHLLNNGADLRTVQELLGHASLSSTQIYAHVTKEHLQKNYRQFHPRA